In one Paenibacillus sp. JQZ6Y-1 genomic region, the following are encoded:
- a CDS encoding LysR family transcriptional regulator — MDLKELTTFRTVIQEGTFSRAADQLHYAQSTVTNHIQRLEKELGIQLFKRGWDAELTEAGKIYAAEVDRLIAHWQYVQDQAQQLQQEERGVLRIGMIESTCTTLLPAVMQRFAQHKPGIQCELTIANTDALAQLLRDGRIELAICGEPPAMDVLHFEPLYEEQMVCIVHEQHPLAQSGKLTGDDLQQYPLTVGGRSCLYHLRLEQELSRLKLQPFTHTISQLSAVPALAVATGSIGVVLGSTPLDRQMVKLELPWIDPSLRIGLLMPREYNYLSISRRLLMDIVREEAVIKACNTS, encoded by the coding sequence ATGGATTTGAAGGAATTAACGACCTTTCGCACGGTCATTCAGGAAGGAACCTTCTCGCGAGCGGCAGACCAGCTTCATTACGCACAATCCACCGTCACCAATCATATTCAGCGTTTAGAAAAGGAGCTTGGTATTCAGTTATTCAAGCGTGGATGGGATGCGGAGCTAACCGAAGCAGGTAAAATCTATGCAGCCGAGGTCGATCGTCTGATTGCTCATTGGCAGTATGTACAAGATCAGGCACAGCAATTGCAGCAGGAAGAACGTGGAGTGTTGCGAATCGGGATGATCGAAAGTACCTGTACAACACTACTGCCTGCGGTAATGCAGCGCTTTGCCCAGCATAAGCCGGGGATTCAATGTGAGCTGACAATCGCCAATACCGATGCGTTGGCACAATTATTGCGCGACGGGCGTATAGAGCTAGCGATATGTGGTGAGCCGCCTGCTATGGATGTATTACATTTTGAACCGTTATATGAAGAACAAATGGTATGTATCGTACATGAGCAGCACCCATTGGCACAGAGCGGCAAGCTGACGGGAGACGATCTACAACAATATCCACTCACAGTTGGTGGTCGAAGCTGTCTGTATCATTTGCGGCTGGAACAAGAGTTGTCCCGTCTAAAGCTACAGCCTTTCACCCATACAATTAGCCAACTGTCTGCTGTGCCTGCACTTGCCGTAGCGACTGGTAGTATTGGAGTGGTGCTTGGTTCTACTCCTTTGGATCGGCAAATGGTGAAGCTGGAATTGCCATGGATTGATCCGTCGTTACGCATTGGTTTGTTAATGCCCCGCGAATACAATTACTTATCAATATCGCGCCGTTTGCTGATGGATATTGTACGGGAAGAAGCTGTGATAAAAGCTTGTAACACAAGCTAA
- a CDS encoding tautomerase family protein — translation MPFIRIDYRKQAYTNEQLKHISEGLMQALQEHFYVPDNDYFQVFHAHELEQFMYDDRYLDVERSDRLVYIQITLGSGRRVEQKKAFYKRAAELLAQQAGVRKQDVFIVLVETELQDWSFGNGDAQMIDRPLTALNRQQQTSAASHITQKQAQAAPVSDVQQVYGELAPDFARYSEEVLFGDLWRNPELSPRERSLLTIAALVTGRHTSQLPYHIHLARQHGLNSTELAAAMTHLAFYAGWPAAAAGLLVLKEQI, via the coding sequence ATGCCATTTATACGAATCGATTATCGTAAGCAAGCATATACCAACGAGCAACTCAAACACATTAGTGAGGGATTAATGCAGGCATTGCAGGAGCATTTTTATGTGCCGGATAACGATTATTTTCAGGTGTTTCATGCGCATGAGTTAGAGCAATTCATGTACGATGATCGCTATCTCGATGTGGAGCGTAGTGATCGATTGGTATACATTCAGATTACGCTCGGTTCAGGGCGCAGGGTGGAGCAGAAGAAGGCATTTTATAAGCGTGCTGCCGAATTATTAGCGCAGCAGGCGGGTGTACGTAAGCAGGATGTGTTTATCGTCTTGGTAGAGACGGAGCTACAGGATTGGAGCTTTGGCAATGGTGATGCACAGATGATTGATCGCCCTTTGACCGCTCTCAATCGTCAGCAACAGACATCCGCTGCTAGCCATATCACCCAAAAGCAAGCACAAGCAGCACCAGTCTCTGATGTGCAGCAGGTATATGGCGAACTGGCGCCTGATTTTGCACGTTATAGTGAAGAGGTATTGTTTGGTGATCTATGGCGAAATCCAGAGCTAAGTCCGCGTGAACGCAGCTTACTGACTATTGCAGCTCTCGTTACAGGTCGTCATACGAGTCAATTGCCGTATCATATCCATCTCGCTCGACAACATGGCTTGAATTCGACCGAGCTTGCTGCCGCGATGACTCATCTGGCATTTTACGCAGGCTGGCCTGCCGCTGCCGCCGGATTGCTCGTGCTAAAAGAGCAAATATAA
- a CDS encoding MFS transporter, which produces MFTLKNPNGILAILMINMFIVMVGVGLITPILPQLIIEFGASGQAIGLLVAAYGITQFLLSPLTGRQSDRFGRKRFIVTGIIVFAVAKWIFAIGDVLWMLYVSRLLEGVAAALIVPPMMAYVADITTTEQRARGNGLLSAAMSAGFVIGPGLGCMLAQYGTRVPLWVAAGAAMIGVVFSIVCLPESVSKQQRQAARANRTPQESLRKQYVKSLQSPYTPFFILVLVMTFGLANFESVLGLYVTKRFQFSPQQIAVLLTTGAIIGVVMQAFLVARTLKRFGEQRTIKACLLATSLAYIVLLLATDFWSILLLTSTIFFATAMLRPALYTHLSKMAGTEQGYVAGMNNAYMSLGNIIGPLLAGSLFDFHIFAPLVAGCIILLIAFVLTLRLKSNYSSE; this is translated from the coding sequence ATGTTTACATTGAAAAACCCGAATGGCATACTCGCCATTCTTATGATCAATATGTTTATTGTGATGGTAGGCGTTGGACTCATTACCCCCATCTTGCCACAGCTCATTATCGAATTTGGCGCTAGCGGGCAAGCGATTGGACTGTTAGTAGCAGCTTATGGAATCACACAGTTTCTCCTTTCTCCCCTGACGGGACGACAATCTGATCGCTTCGGACGGAAACGATTCATCGTGACTGGTATTATTGTATTCGCGGTCGCCAAATGGATATTTGCGATTGGCGATGTGCTATGGATGCTCTACGTCTCGAGATTGCTGGAAGGTGTGGCAGCAGCTCTTATCGTACCTCCCATGATGGCGTATGTGGCTGATATTACAACGACTGAGCAGCGTGCCAGAGGAAATGGTTTGTTAAGTGCTGCCATGTCAGCCGGATTTGTGATTGGGCCTGGTCTTGGCTGTATGCTTGCTCAATATGGCACACGAGTTCCACTATGGGTAGCAGCAGGTGCGGCGATGATCGGTGTTGTATTTTCCATCGTCTGTTTGCCAGAAAGTGTATCCAAGCAGCAGCGACAAGCGGCTCGAGCCAACCGTACTCCGCAAGAATCCCTGCGAAAACAATATGTAAAATCACTGCAATCACCGTATACGCCGTTCTTCATTCTTGTGCTGGTGATGACATTTGGGTTGGCTAATTTTGAATCGGTGCTTGGGCTATATGTAACGAAACGTTTCCAATTCTCACCGCAGCAGATCGCCGTTCTTTTGACAACCGGAGCTATCATTGGCGTTGTGATGCAGGCATTCCTTGTTGCGCGAACGCTGAAACGGTTTGGTGAACAAAGAACGATCAAAGCCTGTCTACTAGCAACCTCACTGGCGTATATTGTGCTACTGCTGGCAACCGATTTTTGGAGCATTTTGCTGCTGACTTCTACGATTTTCTTTGCTACTGCTATGCTGCGACCCGCTTTATATACACATTTATCCAAGATGGCTGGAACGGAACAAGGCTATGTGGCGGGTATGAATAATGCGTATATGAGCTTGGGTAATATTATAGGTCCACTATTGGCGGGAAGTTTATTTGATTTTCATATATTCGCTCCCTTAGTGGCAGGCTGTATCATTTTGTTGATTGCCTTTGTACTGACGCTTCGTTTGAAATCCAACTACTCAAGTGAATGA